A genomic region of Oryza glaberrima chromosome 1, OglaRS2, whole genome shotgun sequence contains the following coding sequences:
- the LOC127778989 gene encoding uncharacterized protein LOC127778989: MAAEARAESPAAPVVVPAAASPEKRVLSGDAGREEERPEPKRRRACVAALDSVPCAAPPLVDGDGSSFSFQHARGGFVVLETTPKFGSFNPPAAAAVGPKPAPPAGAGQGSPEEEGGPAREEAEAKDGNSQLVGPGVQGQKT; this comes from the coding sequence ATGGCGGCGGAGGCTCGGGCCGAGAGCCCCGCCGCGCCCGTCGTCGTACCCGCCGCGGCCTCCCCCGAGAAGCGCGTGCTCTCGGGTgacgccgggagggaggaggagcggcccGAGCCGAAGCGGCGCAGAGCGTGCGTCGCGGCGCTCGACAGCGTcccctgcgccgcgccgccgctggttGACGGGGACGGCTCGTCCTTCTCCTTCCAGCACGCGCGCGGCGGCTTCGTGGTGCTCGAGACGACCCCCAAGTTCGGGTCCTTCAACCCGCCCGCCGCGGCTGCCGTCGGCCCGAAGCCTGCGCCGCCTGCCGGTGCCGGGCAgggctcgccggaggaggaagggggaccGGCTCGCGAGGAGGCTGAGGCCAAAGACGGGAATTCGCAGTTAGTGGGGCCGGGCGTTCAGGGGCAGAAGACATGA